The bacterium DNA window CGTTCGACACGTGGTTTTCCTCCGCGCTTTGGCCGTTTGCAACTCTTGGCTGGCCAGAAAAGACGAAAGACCTTGAAACTTACTATCCAACCCAGACTCTTTCCACCGCCCGGGACATCATAAATCTCTGGGTAAGCCGCATGGTATTTTCCGGTATGGAGTTTATGGGTCGGTGTCCGTTCGATGACGTCATCATCCACGCAACAGTGCTAGCAAAAGATGGCAAGCGTATGTCAAAATCTCTGGGAACGGGCGTCGACCCCATGAAACTCATCGAGCAATATGGAGCGGACGCAACCCGATTCGGGCTGATTTGGATGTCGCTCGGGGGACAAGACATGAAGTTCGGAGAGGAACCTATTGTTGCGGGAAAGAAGTTCCTGAACAAAATATGGAATGCCGCACGTTTCGTTTCAACAAAAACGAATGATAATATCGAGCGCGGCTTTCCGGAAAAGCCGAGGTTGGTAGAGAATGCATCCATTATTGAATCCTTGCATCAGACCTCGGACGTCGTGACACGGTATCTGGAAGTTTATGATTTCGGACAAGCCCTACACGCCACGCATGAGTTCTTCTGGCACAGGTTCTGCGACCAGTACATTGAGTGGACGAAAAAATCTCTCGGCGGGGATGCCGGAGACAAGAAGGATGATGAAGAGACTAAACAAGTACTTGGCGCCGTATTCGTATCTTCGCTCAAGCTATTACACCCCTTTATCCCATTTGCCACCGAGGCACTTTGGCAGCACATTCGGAAAACGGAATGGGAGGAGCAGCTCATGGTTGCGTCGTGGCCCTCCTCCATTCATACATAATCCTCCTCGTATATGGCTGCCGTCCTTTTTATAAAATTTTTTCCGCTCATCCTCATTGTCGTGGGACTTTTCCCCAGCGTTGTATGGCTGCTCGTATACCTTAGGGAAGACGCGCACCCCGAACCGAAAAAATCCATCTTAAAGATATTTCTGTGGGGCATGCTCGTAGCCCCATTCGCGGTACTCCTGCAATACCTTGCGCTTGCCTCCCTTGAATCCTCCGGCGTAGCGGGGGCGGCGGCCATTGGTCTTCTGGGACTTGCCGCCATCGAAGAGTATCTGAAGTATCTGGTCGTAAAAACAGAGATAGAAGACGAGCCGGTTTTCAACGAACCTACGGACGCGGTCATATACATGATCATTGCGGCTCTTGGCTTTGCGGCCGTTGAAAACATTTCCATCGCATTTTCTCTCGCTCCTACGGGACAGCTGCAGACGCTCTCGGCAAATACCGGAAGTTTTCTCAACATCCTCAAGGTTCTGGGAGTGCGTCTCTTGGGGGCGACGCTGCTTCATGCGTTCTCTTCAAGCATAGTCGGTTATGCGTTGGCCAGGCGTGTTTTTGCCAAACGCGGGATGTGGATAATCCCCCTGGGACTTGTGGGGGCCACTCTGTTGCACGCCTTGTTCAATTATCTTATACTTCAGAGTAGCGAGGTCCGCGGTGTTGCATTTATTCTTGCGGCCGCCACCATGACCGGAGCCATCATTTTCATCTTCAAAAGGGTTGGGCGCATGCAGGCCTCATAAGTAATTTTTTTGAGCATATTAAAAATACTTTTACATTAAACTTAATAAGGCTTGCGATGTGGCTATAGTCATATCACGGTCTCTAATGGAATGAAAAAATCTTTTTTTGATAAACTCACCGGTAGCACAAAAGTCGAGGATCAGGAGGGTCCCGAGATCTCCGGCGGAGAGGAAGGGGCGGAGGGATCTCGCGGAGCAGAGGCCGAAACGGGAGAGGGACAACTCACCATTGATGTATATCAAACGGAGAGCGATATCGTGATCAAATCCACCGTTGCGGGAGTTTCCGCGGACGACATTGACATCACTATAACCAATGATATGGTGACGATCCGAGGGAAAAGGGAGCGTGACGAGGAAGTTCCGCAGGAGCATTACTACTACCAGGAATGCTACTGGGGTCCGTTCTCGCGCTCGGTGATCTTGCCGGTCGATATTGATGCCGAACGGATCGATGCCTCAATGAAAAATGGTATTTTAACCATCAGGCTCCCGAAAATAGAGAAGGAAAAAACAAAGAAGTTAAAGGTTCGGGTTGGATAAACAACCGATACCAAGAACATGAAAAACACCCCGCCATAGCGGGGTGTTTTTTGATGCCTTTGGGGTATCCGGGAAAGTGAAAATGCCGTATACTCATATATGTAATATATGATGCATATGCATAGGAAATTGGGACTGAAGAATAATACATTCTCAAGACGGACGTTCCTTGTCGGCATCGCCGTATTCTTTTTGGCATGCCTTCTGCCTCTCTGCAGCATATTTGCATATTTTGCATATACCAGAAATAGATTTCTTGCCGGCGTTTCTATAAGCGGAATAAGCGTGGGAAGAAAAACAACGACGCAAGCGCGAGACATGCTTGAGAATCGCCTGAGGCTATTCTCCCTGCGTATGGAGCTTGCGCCCGACGCTCTTCTGGAAAAGAGCGGGAAACCGGAGAAAATAGTCCTCGGATCGTTGAGAGAATTAGGGGTTTCTGTATTGTTTGACGACGCATTGCATGACGCTTTCGCAATCGGACATCGGGGAAGTTTTTTGAACGATCTTCGTGAAACGCTCGCGCGGAAAGGAAGATCCTCAAACATCCCATTGCGCATCGCGCATGATGACAATATTCTTAGAGCGTACCTCCTGGAAAAATTCGGCGGAACACGAGAGATGCCCGCAACGAATGCAACGGTCTTTTTCAAAGAAAACAGGATTATGGTGACGCCCTCCCGGGACGGCAGCATCATCGATCGCGTTCGCCTGAAAGAAGCTCTTGCCGAGCGCCTCGCTACACTTCAGGACTTGCCGATCATTCTGGAGATCGTTCCCGATAGACCGCGTATCGATACCCGAGACGCGAAGGAAATCGCTTCTCGCGTTGAAAATATTCTCGGGTCTGCT harbors:
- a CDS encoding PrsW family glutamic-type intramembrane protease, whose translation is MAAVLFIKFFPLILIVVGLFPSVVWLLVYLREDAHPEPKKSILKIFLWGMLVAPFAVLLQYLALASLESSGVAGAAAIGLLGLAAIEEYLKYLVVKTEIEDEPVFNEPTDAVIYMIIAALGFAAVENISIAFSLAPTGQLQTLSANTGSFLNILKVLGVRLLGATLLHAFSSSIVGYALARRVFAKRGMWIIPLGLVGATLLHALFNYLILQSSEVRGVAFILAAATMTGAIIFIFKRVGRMQAS
- a CDS encoding Hsp20/alpha crystallin family protein; translated protein: MKKSFFDKLTGSTKVEDQEGPEISGGEEGAEGSRGAEAETGEGQLTIDVYQTESDIVIKSTVAGVSADDIDITITNDMVTIRGKRERDEEVPQEHYYYQECYWGPFSRSVILPVDIDAERIDASMKNGILTIRLPKIEKEKTKKLKVRVG